A genomic stretch from Megalobrama amblycephala isolate DHTTF-2021 linkage group LG22, ASM1881202v1, whole genome shotgun sequence includes:
- the fam49bb gene encoding CYFIP-related Rac1 interactor B yields MGNLLKVLTCTDLEQEPNFFLDFENAQPTEAERETWEEVDVVLKDALGILDELQAYKGAGQEIREAIQNPNDEALQDQAWAAVVPLVGKLKKFYEFSQRLEAALHSLLRALTSETYDDPTQHLEREQALAKQFAEILHFTLRFDELKMTNPAIQNDFSYYRRTLSRMRINNVPAEGENEVNNELANRISLFYADATPMLKTLSDGTTKFVSENKNLPIENTTDVLSTMASVCKVMLETPEYRSRFSSDETVSFCLRVMVGVIILYDYVHPVGAFAKSSKIDMKGCIKVLRDQPPNSVEGLLNALRYTTKHLNDESTTKTIKSMLQ; encoded by the exons ATGGGGAaccttctaaaagttttgacaTGCACAGACCTTGAACAAGAGCCCAACTTCTTCCTTGATTTTGAAA ATGCCCAGCCAACAGAAGCAGAGCGGGAAACGTGGGAAGAAGTGGATGTGGTCCTGAAGGATGCACTGGGAATACTTGACGAACTACAGGCGTATAAAGGTGCGGGCCAAGAGATACGAGAG gcGATCCAGAACCCTAATGACGAGGCATTACAAGACCAGGCGTGGGCTGCTGTGGTGCCACTAGTAGGCAAACTAAAGAAGTTCTACGAATTTTCACAGAGATTAG AAGCAGCACTGCACAGTCTATTGAGAGCACTCACTAGTGAGACATACGATGACCCCACACAGCATCTGGAGAGAGAGCAGGCCCTTGCAAAACAATTTGCTGAGATCCTACACTTCACACTGCGCTTTGATGAGCTCAAG ATGACAAATCCTGCTATTCAGAATGACTTCAGTTATTACAGGAGGACCCTAAGCCGCATGAGGATCAATAACGTTCCT GCAGAGGGAGAAAATGAAGTGAATAATGAGCTGGCCAATCGGATATCTCTTTTTTATGCTGATGCCACTCCCATGCTGAAGACATTAAGTGATGGCACAACAAAATTTGTATCTGAg aataaaaacTTGCCCATTGAAAACACCACAGATGTACTGAGCACCATGGCGAGCGTGTGTAAAGTTATGTTGGAAACCCC AGAGTACCGCAGCCGCTTCAGCAGTGATGAAACTGTTTCCTTCTGTCTGCGTGTCATGGTGGGGGTCATCATCCTATACGACTACGTCCATCCCGTCGGTGCATTTGCGAAGTCCTCCAAAATAGAC ATGAAAGGCTGCATTAAAGTGCTCAGAGATCAGCCACCAAACAGTGTGGAAGGTCTTCTAAATGCTCTCAG GTACACAACAAAACATCTTAATGATGAGTCAACCACTAAGACCATTAAAAGCATGCTGCAGTAG